The sequence below is a genomic window from Haematobia irritans isolate KBUSLIRL chromosome 3, ASM5000362v1, whole genome shotgun sequence.
gacaaaatgaAGAAATAAGGTGAAAATTAAACCAGAGGCAGCTGATATTTCACTGTTTGCATTTAGTAAATCGAACTGGAATAAGAAAAAAGGGGAAATGATGTAGTTTTATgcctatattcataataatttactgaaggtttatcgaaggaatttgtatggtaatagtaagtttaaagtttaagttaacttttatgaatatgggggttaGAGTTTATATTTGCTAATGATTTGTTATTAACCTaggttttttatgattttttgggaTAATTGATTTGATACAAGGGTAAATATACTAGTGTTTGGTTAATAATTATTACTAAATATGTGGCAATTGGCGATGGCGTTTTAATCAATTGATGTGCCAAATAATTCCACCCAACTTCCTCTTGTGGGGTGGTAACACTAAacgaatacaataaaataataaaaaaatatatatctgaCAAATGCGATattacaattaattaattaaatcagccgattttgtattgtaaggtaaattttctttaaagtaaagaaacacattttagaTTTCAAGAAACAATCTTTAAATCTTTGGATTTAAGACAAAAAAGCCACATTGGCAGCACTGAACAAAATATGCACTTGATACGATGGATAAGTGGCAGCcccatatttcaggctcacttatggcgttttcgattcgcaaaaaatatgttgtcttggtgttaccctacttttttcctcattgcattttcgaccaaatgatagcgtcattccaaagttattgttcatTCCTAATATTGTGAGAGATACAAGATCAAAAATCTATCACAGTGTCCTTCCTATTTTgctatcaatttcgagaatgttgcacctttttccccaatcgaaatcgccattagactattcagtctattgtgataccacagtggtgaacttttctcttaccaCGGTGAAAGATTATGCCatctaaattttaggaaacGCAATTTATATTGTgtaaaggacaaatttctttaaaataaagaatttctattaaaaggaaattcataatttttactttaagattttttcttcaaatttaggacacgaatatttgaaatttgcgtccctccaataatgacgtatgtctttgaagtaagtaaAATTataccttaaaataaagaaaaacatttttgatttaaagaaattatatttaaattaaccgagatattgaatctttggactaAAGATAAAAAACTTCATAACTAGGCCAATACTTATTTCgaggattttgattttttttttaaattaagtttttacttAGGAAGTatctcttataaattagtttttataccctccaccataggatggagggtatattcactttgtcattccgtttgtaacacatcgaaatattgctctaagaccccatgaagtatatatattctgggtcgtggtgaaattctgagttgatctaagcatgtccgtccgtctgttgaaatcacgctaacttccgaacgataccagctatcgactagaaacttggcacaagtagttgttattgatgtaggtcggatggtattgcaaatgggccatatcggtccacttttacgtgtagcccccatataaacggacccccaaatttgccttgcgaagcctctaagagaagcaaatttcatccgatccggctgaaatttggtacatggtgtaagtatatggtatttaacaaccatgcaaaaattggtccacatcggtccataattatatatcgcgcCCATACAaaacgatcctccgatttgactttcgaggcctctaagagaagcaaatttcatccgattggggtgaaatttggtacatggtgttagtatatggtctctaatgaccatgcaaaaattggtccacatcggtccataattatatatagcccccatataaaccgatcccccgatttggcttgccgagcccctaagagaagcaaatttcatccgattgaggtgaaatttggtacatggtgttagtatatggtctataatgaccatacaaaaattggtccacatccgtccataatcgtatatagcccaaatataaaccgatcaccagatttgacctccggaacctcttggaagaccaaaattcatctgattcagttgaaatttgatacgtggtgttaatatatggcctcaaacaaccatgcaaaatttggtcgaaatcggtccataattatatatagcccccatataaacctatccccacatttgacctccggagccccttggaagagcaaaatttattcgattcggttgaaatttgttacgtgatgttagtatatggtatccaacaaccatgccaaaagtggtccacatcagtccataatcatatatagcccccatataaaccgatgcccagatttggttttggagcctcttggaggagcaaatttcatccgagtcagttgaaatttggtacattgtgctactatatgggcgttaataaccatgcctaactaggtcgatatcggtctatagttatatatatccctcagataaatcgatccccaatcacacaaaaattggtccatatcaagttcataattgtatatagctccaatataagtatcccccatatatcaattctaggtctctacgtaccgtgcaaaagtccatatcgattcgtaattatttgtacacttacctatacataccttttttgtctagtatataccacgtatggactaactcacaatataGAAAAtgacgttaagaagttttaagatggcacaacccaagtaattcgattgtggatgacagtctttcgtagatgtttctacgcaatccatggtggagggtacataagcttcggcctggccaaacttacggccgtatataaagggtgattcttttgaggttaggattttcatgcattagtatttgacagatcacgtgggatttcagacatggtgtcaaagagaaagatgctcagtatgctttgacatttcatcatgaatagacttactaacgagcaacgcttgcaaatcattgaattttattaccaaaatcaggggcagaaaatccgcttttttatcgacaaattttgttcagcgatgaggctcatttctggttgaatggctacgtaaataagcaaaattgccgcatttggagtgaagagcaaccagaagccgttcaagaactgcccatgcatcccgaaaaatgcactgtttggtgtggtttgtacgctggtggaatcattggaccgtattttttcaaagatgctgttggacgcaacgttacggtgaatggcgatcgctatcgttcgatgctaacaaactttttgttgccaaaaatggaagaactgaacttggttgacatgtggtttcaacaagatggcgctacatgccacacagctcgcgattctatggccattttgagggaaaacttcggagaacaattcatctcaagaaatggaccggtaagttggccaccaagatcatgcgatttgacgcctttagactattttttgtggggctacgtcaagtctaaagtctacagaaataagccagcaactattccagctttggaagacaacatttccgaagaaattcgggctattccggccgaaatgctcgaaaaagttgcccaaaattggactttccgaatggaccacctaagacgcagccgcggtcaacatttaaatgaaattatcttcaaaaagtaaatgtcatggaccaatctaacgtttcaaataaagaaccgatgagattttgcaaattttatgcgtttttttaaaaaaaaaagttatcaagctcttaacaaatcaccctagtTTATGTTAAACTGGCATCGCAAAAATAGAACGAAAGTTtgctaaatgagatctgtatcccaattttaaatttatagatcctagatttaaaactagacaaaagtttctttatttttaaaaaaacagtatctttggctcggaatcaatactccGTGttccgaaatttttattttttatttctttcttattATAAATTCGGAATtgcaaatcgcaaaattttcctttggcCATAATTTCTTAACCCTGAAAATGATAATCTTAAATCTTGATAATATAGTTATCTTTAATGAGAAGTtccaattattttgttttggagtCCGAGAGTAActccatttttttgttacaagaaaaataaattctggCGATTTGCGATTCCGTAATATCGCAACATGGgggaataccaaaatctttgagGGCAGTCGAAAAccttttaatccaaagattttttcgagtagaaattttgaatctGGAGCTACATAAGCTCCATAAAAATATCTTCACTTtgaagaagccacatctttggctcggaatcaatatcaaaattcttaagggaatGTTAAAATATGGATCGAAGTAATTCAACAATTCTCCCTTTTACATAAATGAATTGTGGTATTAGAATTAAATATAGATGCCGATAGATATTAGTCATATCACACTTACCTTTTCCTTCGATTGATTCACATCCCGTGATAGACCAACGCCTGTGATGGCCAATGCTAAAGTACTCGATGCTATGCACACTAAACTCAAAGCCAAGAAAGAAGTCTGCGTTTTACGCAATCCAACAACGCCCAGTGAACCTGTCACTGCAGCTATTAAACCAGTCCATATACCACAGCCAGCTGTGGATAGTGATGCTTCACGAACAATCAACAAAGAACCCAAAGCTACCAGAGAAATGGATAATACCAATTGCAAAAGACCCAAAATAATTTGTACCGGGAAGGCTGAACAACAGGCCGTACTActtttctgtgatgatttcttcTTCaatgatttcgatgattttataGAACTTCGATCATCTTTGATGAGTTCTGGGGGAAATCTTTGTTTCTTGCTTATTCTCGAATCCATAGTGGCGGCTCTTGAGGCAATTGTCTCTTGTAGTTGCTGTTTGAATTCTTCATGCGATATCAATTTGGGTTTCTTCAAATCATCACCCTGGGTCTTGACCGTATTCAGCAGGGCGGCTGCTGTCAATTTTAGGGGTTGTGGAGGCTTTTCATCGTACACAGGACTGGAATAGATGTGACTTTGGGCATCCATGGGTTTGGTATTGGTGTTATCATTACCCAATTGTTGCTTGTTTGTATTCCccccttgttgttgttgttgctgatgcAGCATCAGTTCATCATCACTGCCGCTGGTATTTTGTTGTTGCAACATAGCTATTTCGGAATTGGTCAAACTATTGTGATTCTGTTGTTGCATATTTGTGGTATTCGTACTTTGCTCTATTGTGGTCTGCATCATTTCCTCGTGGCTATTCATGGGAATCGAGGAGTTGCTGATGTTGCTAACCACTCCACCATTACCACTGCTAACACCACCCATAGCTACCGCTATGTTGCCACTACTCTGATGGGTTGTACGATCCACAATGGTGTCCATGCTGCCCGTTGTTGAGTCATGTGAGTCAATCGTGCGTGCCGGCGATTCAGATTGCCGGTTTATATCACTCTGATTAGTGGTGATGGAATGATTACCATTTGCATCGTTCATTTTGAACTGGTCTGTAATTTAGCTGTTAGTGTATGTCTGCGATGTCCGCCGTGTGCCAATTTGCCCTGGTCGATTGGATGCAGGAAGAGAGTTTTGCGGTCAATGATATTTTACTATTGAACGGATCAAATTTGCACTCTATTTTCGTAAACGAGCTTATCCGGCAGGGGGATAGAGAAAGGAAGTGATGATTTTACACCATTGATATTAGTGTCGTAATTTAAGACATTTGGTTCCTGAAATGGGAAAAAATAGATATGATAAGGAAAACTTGCTAATACATTGTGGTCAGTAGTATTGTTTTTTTGGAGTAGAtcataaaaaatgtatagaccTTGTTGATAAATGTGGCTTGTTATAAGTGCTGTATTTAACAGTAATTGTAAAAATAGGACGCAATTTCTGAAGGTTGTGGTCAAATGGAAAtttcacacccagaaaaaagtgccttcgaaactaaaggaaaaaattttcatcaatatagtttatccattttatttccattaaggaaaatttttgtgaaaaataataaaatttactcgtttcagtaaaaaaatcctaaactgtaagcagttaggaatagttcattaactagaataaggcatggaattttactcatactattttcttcgctgggtataagaatttactactgaaaaagaaaatttta
It includes:
- the LOC142229853 gene encoding uncharacterized protein LOC142229853: MNDANGNHSITTNQSDINRQSESPARTIDSHDSTTGSMDTIVDRTTHQSSGNIAVAMGGVSSGNGGVVSNISNSSIPMNSHEEMMQTTIEQSTNTTNMQQQNHNSLTNSEIAMLQQQNTSGSDDELMLHQQQQQQGGNTNKQQLGNDNTNTKPMDAQSHIYSSPVYDEKPPQPLKLTAAALLNTVKTQGDDLKKPKLISHEEFKQQLQETIASRAATMDSRISKKQRFPPELIKDDRSSIKSSKSLKKKSSQKSSTACCSAFPVQIILGLLQLVLSISLVALGSLLIVREASLSTAGCGIWTGLIAAVTGSLGVVGLRKTQTSFLALSLVCIASSTLALAITGVGLSRDVNQSKEKFDLLNANSEISAASGLIFTLFLHFVVSVVSVYRCALQMCSRSKTAELQDIIIKTNANGLALDPEKMDQYVKAMSISGSEKENNEKLAALWMYAAQAANMGAQTKPKMGTNGRPMMLIPATGNITPNLMPPQSMLPPPPMHRPPMGAYRGMTLPYMRTASMPVIYGPLPPQHLAVSMPGSVSGTYRTQRSTKSVDARKKRKAAAQMLRSGKSEANRRQRRKSDADVIDGNPSFQYTGLDRAIADNFLARQEQTQVSSSHIDYSSSSGASDTYGRTAGMGPSRASSKTKIVCRDVVM